A region from the Lolium perenne isolate Kyuss_39 chromosome 4, Kyuss_2.0, whole genome shotgun sequence genome encodes:
- the LOC127293020 gene encoding uncharacterized protein: MDPAKRFDFFDGSGGGDRSGDRRSGGGDRRSVRRLLDDAEAFGSTAALVAAQTEAGESALYVAAEAGALEVVRLLLPLACSRRRRRRDRSASPPPATADANVAGPEYDLSEPTMAEKLAALNLPTDDVDGAADEEDQAAAAATVVPPSADSVHVLLRQALRADDRAALLGCLCNRDDKD; encoded by the exons ATGGATCCTGCAAAAAGATTCGATTTTTTTGACGGATCCGGTGGCGGAGATCGGAGCGGAGATCGGAGATCCGGTGGCGGAGATCGGAGATCCGTGCGCCGCCTGCTGGACGACGCCGAGGCGTTCGGCTCCACCGCGGCGCTCGTCGCCGCGCAGACGGAGGCCGGGGAGTCCGCGCTCTACGTCGCGGCGGAGGCCGGCGCGCTCGAggtcgtccgcctcctcctcccgctcgcgtgctcgcgccgccgccggcgacgcGACCGCTCCGCCTCCCCGCCACCAG CCACGGCCGATGCGAACGTCGCCGGTCCGGAGTACGACCTGAGCGAGCCGACCATGGCGGAGAAGCTCGCGGCTCTGAACCTGCCCACCGACGACGTGGACGGCGCCGCTGATGAGGAGGACCAGGCGGCGGCAGCAGCCACGGTGGTGCCGCCCAGCGCGGACTCGGTCCACGTCCTGCTCAGGCAGGCTCTGAGGGCCGACGACCGCGCCGCGCTGCTCGGCTGCCTCTGCAACAGGGACGACAAG